A genomic stretch from Phocoena phocoena chromosome 9, mPhoPho1.1, whole genome shotgun sequence includes:
- the TMEM176B gene encoding transmembrane protein 176B — protein sequence MTQNMLAVNGVDVTSTLSQPTHIDIHIHQESALAQLLKAASSLMGRLSHHPAKASISYGQLALGVSQILLGAMSCALGGLLCLGPWIQLRASGCAFWAGFVAIAAGVGAIVHEKHRGKLSGCISSLLALAGVATAVAAVVFCVNSLTWQLDFYDISSMYDSLVPDIPTFGYEQTRRSNSYSSWREERCRNYMQMLTDLFLGIRGLLLAICVLQVIVSLAYLGVGLRRFCGQSSRALDEEGSEKKLWGENSVPPSPHKQKSTAVVL from the exons ATGACCCAAAACATGCTGGCTGTGAATGGAGTCGATGTGACCTCTACGCTGTCCCAGCCCACTCACATCGACATCCACATCCATCAGGAATCTGCTTTGGCACAACTGCTAAAAGCTGCGAGCTCCCTGATGGGGCGCCTGTCCCACCATCCTGCCAAGGCCAGCATAAGCTACGGACAGCTGGCACTAGGG GTGAGCCAGATACTGCTGGGGGCTATGAGCTGTGCCCTTGGAGGGCTTCTCTGCTTGGGGCCCTGGATCCAGCTGCGTGCCTCAGGCTGTGCCTTTTGGGCAGGGTTTGTG GCCATTGCAGCAGGAGTTGGGGCCATTGTCCATGAGAAACACCGTGGCAAACTTTCA GGCTGCATATCAAGTCTGCTCGCCCTGGCTGGCGTTGCCACGGCCGTGGCCGCCGTTGTCTTCTGTGTGAATAGTTTAACCTGGCAACTTGACTTCTATGACATCAGCTCCATGTATGACTCCTTAGTCCCTGACATCCCCACCTTTGGGTACGAACAGACTAGACGAAGCAATTCCTATTCATCGTGGAGGGAGGAGCGCTGCAGAAACTACATGCAAATGCTGACG GATTTGTTCCTAGGAATCCGTGGTCTGCTCCTGGCCATCTGTGTCCTGCAGGTCATTGTATCCTTGGCTTACCTGGGTGTGGGTCTCCGACGCTTCTGTGGCCAGAGCTCCCGGGCCCTG gatgAAGAAGGGTCAGAGAAGAAGCTGTGGGGGGAGAATTCagtgcctccctctccccacaagcAGAAGAGCACAGCTGTTGTCCTGTGA
- the LOC136127993 gene encoding GTPase IMAP family member 5-like, translated as MEGLQKGGEDTCIKGGGEESLNPGSFWLRIILVGKTGSGKSATGNSILCQPVFESRLAAQSVTRKCQGATGTWDGRSVLVVDTPPIFEARAQDQEAYEDIGDCYLLSAPGPHVLLLVTQLGRFTEQDVVAVTRVKEVFGARALRHTVILFTRKEDLADGSLHDYVANTDNVRLRGLVRECGHRYCAFSNRASGDEQRKQLAELMAVVEGLERELQGACLSNDLFFDAQRLQQGGGDPRGEGHVRYLAKVRSHIAKQKQDLKEAQRNRAFKALLRVKHWIFVHDALCVCLVWCGLLFLLILLIIWYHL; from the exons ATGGAGGGGCTTCAGAAGGGTGGAGAAGACACGTGCATCAAAG GCGGAGGAGAAGAGAGCTTAAATCCAGGATCGTTTTGGTTGAGGATCATCCTGGTGGGCAAAACAGGCAGCGGGAAGAGTGCCACCGGGAACAGCATCCTCTGCCAGCCAGTGTTTGAGTCCAGGCTGGCGGCCCAGTCGGTGACCAGGAAGTGTCAGGGCGCAACGGGCACGTGGGATGGGAGGAGCGTCCTGGTGGTGGACACGCCCCCCATCTTTGAGGCGAGGGCCCAGGACCAAGAGGCGTACGAGGACATCGGGGACTGCTACCTGCTCTCGGCCCCGGGGCCTCACGTGCTGCTGCTGGTGACCCAGCTGGGGCGCTTCACAGAGCAGGACGTGGTGGCCGTGACCAGGGTGAAGGAGGTCTTTGGGGCGAGAGCCCTGAGACACACGGTCATCCTCTTCACCCGCAAGGAGGACTTAGCGGACGGATCCTTGCATGACTACGTAGCAAACACAGACAACGTCAGGCTGAGGGGCCTGGTCCGGGAGTGCGGGCACAGGTACTGCGCCTTCAGCAACCGGGCCTCCGGGGACGAGCAGAGGAAGCAGCTGGCCGAGCTGATGGCCGTGGTCGAGGGGCTGGAGAGGGAGCTCCAGGGCGCCTGCCTCAGCAACGACCTCTTCTTTGATGCACAGCGGCTCCAGCAGGGCGGGGGCGACCCCCGTGGAGAAGGTCACGTGCGCTACCTGGCCAAGGTGCGGTCGCATATTGCAAAGCAAAAGCAAGACCTGAAAGAGGCCCAGAGAAACCGCGCCTTCAAGGCGCTCCTGCGAGTCAAACACTGGATCTTCGTGCACGATGCTCTTTGTGTGTGTCTTGTCTGGTGCGgcttactttttcttcttattctgcTGATcatttggtatcatctttaa